The DNA window GGGAGTGGGTGGCCCCGGACGACAACCCCGACTTCCTCAAGTCCCTCAAGGACGAGAACGCCCGGGACGAGTCGGTGATGAAGGACTGGGAAGCGGACCTGCGCCGCCGCGAGGAGGAGCTCAAGCGGCGCGAGGACGGCAACCCCGAGGACCCGACGCCTCCCAAGTCCTGACCCGCCGCTTCGAGGGTTGTCTGCTCAGGGAGGCCGCCGGGTCGCCGTGCGTCAGCGGGCGAAGACGTCGGCGAACTTGCGTCCCTCGACGACCGGGTAGCCGAAGTCCGTCGCGTTGAAGGAGGCCGCGTCCGTCGCGGTCAGGCCCGAGGCCGTACCGCGCAGCACCCATGCCGCCCCGTCGTCGTAACCGTTGGGCAGGACGTCCTCCCCGAACGCGCCGACCGCCAGATCGGCGCGGCCGTTGCCGTTGATGTCGCGCAGGCGCAGCGAGGACCCGAAGTGGTCGCCCGCCTCGGCGGCGCCGGGCACGCCGGTCGTGGCCTGGTGGAAGGACTGGGCGCCGCTCGTGGAAAGACCGCTCGCGCTGCCCTTCAGGAGCACCACGTTGCCGACGTTGCGGCGGTCGTTCACGTCCTCGTACGAGGCGCCGACCGCGAGGTCCGCGTAGCCGTCGCCGGTCGCGTCGCCCACCGCGACGGCGGCGCCGAAGGAGTCGAACTCCTCGTTGGCGCCGGGCACGCCGGGACTGTTCTGGGTGTAGGTGGTGCCGGCGGCGGGCAGGCCCGCTGCCCTGCCGTACCGCACGGTGAACGAACCGCCCAGCCCGACAGCGGTGTTGCCGGTGACCAGGTCGTCGAATCCGTCGCCGTTGATGTCGCCCCGCGAGACGGCTGGCTCCCAGGCGGTGCTGCCCGCGGTGGCGCCTTCGGCGAGAACCGAGTAGGCGGAGCCGAGGTCGCCGGAACCGCCGCGCAGCAGGCCCACATAGCTGGTGGTGCTGTTCGTGTCGATGCGCTGGCCGTGCAGGACGTAGTCGCTGCTGCCGGTGCTGGAGAAGTTGCCGCCGACGACCCCGTAGAGGCGCACGTTGGCGGGGAGGAGGTTCACCTTCGGCGCGAGCGCGCCGTCCTGGGTGACGTTCCCGTCCTCGTACCACCAGAAGGAGTTGCTGCCGACGACCACGAGGTTGGCGTCGCCGTCGCCGTCGAGGTCGGTGAAGGAGGTGCCCTCCCCGAACGCGTGGGCCTCGGCGGTGGGCGCGGTGAGCATCTGAGCGCCGGTGGCGAACGGCTTGGCCCCGCCCCGGACGATGGTCACGGAGCCGGTCGGCCTGTCCGTGATCCGCTCCCCGGGTGCGCCGATGATCAGGTCGGCGTAGCCGTCGCCGTCGACGTCGCCGCTGGTGACGTTGTCACCGAACTTGTCCTCGGACTCCGAGGTCCCGGGGATGCCCGGCGTGTTCTGGGTGATGCTCACCGAGCGGGCGGGGCTGACGCCCGAGGCCGAGCCGAAGACGACGGTGACCGTGCCGCCGCTCGCCTTCGGCGTGCCTATCGCGAGGTCTCGGTAGCCGTCCCCGTTGAAGTCGTCCGGCAGACCGGACGGAGCCGCGGCGGCGGGCACGCCCAGCCCGGCGACTGCGAGGACGGCGGCTGTGACGACGGCCAGGGTACGTACGCGCAAGGTGGTGCTCCTGTCTGGGGAACCGACGCCGGTTCGCAGCTTCGGTGTCATATGACACGCGTGGTGGACGAAGGGTTGTACGCGGTGGAAGACCAGGTGAACGGCCTCGGCGGGGGGTGGGCACGGGGCATGGGCGGCCTGTCCCGTACCTCTGGAAAGCTCCCCACGACGTCTTGGGGAACAACGCCGGGCCGGGGGCCCGCCGCCCCGGCCGGCAAAACAACCCGCCCGGGAGTCGAATACCCGTGCACATATCAACTCACGTTAAGTAAGCTGGAGTTGACGTAGCGACACATGTTGCTGGTGCGGGGGGCACTGTGGACAGAGAGCTGTTCGGCCGCGAGGCAGTCCTCGACGGTCTCGCGCCACGGCTCATCGGCCTGCCTCCGCGCGGATTCCAGAAGGTGCCCTTCGAGCACCGCGACGACCTGCCCGCCGTGGTCCTCGCGGGCGGCCGCGGAATGGGCAAGACCGCCGTACTCAAGCGCCTGCACACCGGCTACAAGCAGCGCACGCCCGTCGCCCTCATCGACTGCGAGCGCCCGCAGTTCGCGGAACGCCCCGCCCAGCACGCGCCGTCCTGGTCGCCCGTCACCGAGGCCCTCGCCGAGCTCGGCGAACAGCTCGCGCCGCCCGTGCACGGCGCCGGGGCCGTGGAGTTCCCGCGGCTGGCCGCCGGCCTCCTCGCCGTGGCGAGCCTCGGCTGGCAGCCGCACGATGACGAGAACATCCTCGCCGAGGGCCTCCGGCTCGGCCTGCTGGTCGAGCCCGGCTCCCGCTGGCGCAACCAGACCCGCACCTGGCTAACGAAGGTCGTCGCCAAGTTCGCCGCCATGGCCTCGGGTGTGGGGCCGGGGCTCGACGTGGTCGTCGAGACCACCGTGGAGTCCCTGCTGGACGACCTGTTCAACCGGAGCCAGCGCTCCTCCGCCGACTGGTACGGGAACTACCCCGGCGCGGGCGGCAAGGCCAAGCGCGGCCTGACGCTGCTGGCGCTGCACTTCCGGCGCGGCAGTGAGCACCGGGTACGGGCCGAGCGTCACCTCGTCGGCGCGCTGCGGGCCGACCTGGACGCCGCCTACCAGGGAATGGGGCGGCTGCGCCGGGTGGGCCGCCCCGTACTCCTGATCGACAACGCGCAGGCGCCGCTCGGCCGCCGGCTCGTCGAGCCCGTACTCCGCGACCGCGCCGACGGCAAGCACGACCACGTGGTGCTCATCGCCGCCCTGCGCGGCCACGACCACCCCGCGCTGCGTCACGCCGTACGCCGGGCCCTCCCCGAGGTCCGGCACGAACTGGGCTGGCGGCGCGGCGGGGAGATCGCCTCCGGCGCCGTGATCGTCGGACTGACCCCGCTCGAACCCGAACACGTCCGCCAGTTCTTCGACCTGACCGACCCCCGCCAGCGCACCCGGCCCCGGCTGGCCCGCGCCGTGCACCGGCTGACCGGCGGGAGACCCGTGGGCGTCGACCTCCTCGCGCGGGCGGCCGGCCAGGACGAGCACCCGGAACGGTTCACGCCCGCCTCGCTGCTCGCCGCGCCCGTCACCCTCCGCGAGGACCGGGAGGGACAGGAGGTGGCGGCGGAGCTGCTCGCGCGGCTGGTGCCGCCGTCCCGGCTCGACTGGCTCACCGTGCTCGCCCCCGCGCACGACGTGCCGTCGGCGGAGGCACTGGCCGCATCACGGCTGCCGGGCGAGGAGGGGCGTACGGGACTGGCCGCCGTACGCGACGTACGTACGCTGCTCGCCGACGAGCACTGGCCCTCGGACCCGGCTCACCTGGTGGGCGACCCCTTCCTGCGCACGCTGCTGCTGCACCGGCTGCGCCACGGCGACCACGATGCGGGCCGGTGGCGGGCGGTGCACGAGACGCTGCGCGGCTATTACGCGGACCGCAGCGCCCCCCGCCGCCTCCACCACGAGCTGGCGCTGGGCGTCACCGAGGGCGCGGTGACGTATCTGCGGGAGACCTTCGCGCTCGCGGACGCCCGCGTCTGGCTGGACGAGCTGCGTTTCATCGCGTCGGCGCCGCACTTCGACGATCCGGACGTACGGCGCCAGGTGGCCCTCGGCGGCGGCGACCCGTCGGCCGCGCCGCCCGGCGTGGACACCGCGCTCCACCTGCGCATCCGCCGACTGCTGTTCGCGGTGTGGCAGCTGACCGATCCGCTGGCCCTTCCGGACGACGAGGTGACCGAGAAGATGGGGTACGAGCTCGGGCTTCTTTCGGAGCTGCACAGCTCCGGCAACGAAGTCCTCTGGCAGGCTTCCCGCTCCTGGCCGCAGGCCGTGCGCGAGTGGCGCGATCCGGGCCACCGGAGCGGGGGCGGGTCATGACGGACTGGTGGAGACGGGTCTTCTGGTTCACGCCCCTGCGCAAAGGACTCACCGTGCTGCTGGCGGTCGCGGTGGTCGCCGGTCTCACGTACGGGGGCTACCGCGCAGCCAATCCGGACCTGTCCTGCGCGGACGGCGTGGCCCGCCCCGAGGAGGGCGCGGAGTGCGTGGGGGTCTCCGGGGACGGCTACGCCTTCGAGGTCGCGGCACTGAAGGACGTCGCCCGTGCCATCGACCGGGAGAACGACAGTCTGAAGGCCGGCGAGTACGCGACCGTGGCGGTGATGCTGCCGATCACCTCGACCGACAGCGGGATGAGCACCAAGGTCCTCCACGAGCTCCAGGGTGCGTTCGTGCAGCAGTACGCGGCCAATCACGACTCCAACGAGCAGGTGCCCAAGATCCGGCTCGTGCTCGCCAACACCGGCAAGGGCAACCAGCACTGGCGCACGACCGTGGGGCGGCTCAAGGAGATGGTGGACGGGCCCGACCACCTGCGGGCCGTCTCCGGGGTCGCCACCAGCAGCGCCGAGACCAAGGCCGCCGTCAAGGAGCTGACCGGCGCCGGCATACCCGTGATCGGGACCACGATCACCGCCGACGACATCGCCAACGGGCCCGGCGCGGACCCGTACCCCGGTCTCGCCCGCGTCTCGCCGACCAACCGCGACGAGGCCCGGGCCATCGCCCACTTCGGCGAGGTCGAGGCCAGGAAGGCCGTACTGGTCCAGGACACGCGACCCGGCGACCACTACACGGCCACCCTCAAGAAGGCTTTCGCCGACCTGCTCGACGACGCCCCGTACGAGCCGCAGCTGTTCACCTCCCCGCCCGACCCCACGGAGGAAGGCACCACCGCCAACACCTTCCGCCAGATCGCCCTGCTGCTGTGCGGCACCCGCGACGCGGACACGGTGTTCTTCGCCGGACGCCACACCCAGCTCCGGCAGTTCGTGAACGCGCTGGGCAAACGGGCTTGCCAGCACCGGAAGTTCACCGTACTGACCGGCGACGAGGGCTCCTACCTCGGCGCGGACGAACGGCTCGACAAGAGCGCGTTGGGCCGCAAGGTCGGCGTGCGGTACGCCTCGCTCGCCCACCCCGACGCGTGGAAGGAGCCCGGTGCCCCCAGGACGGGCGGCTCCCCGGCGGCGTACAAGGTGTTCACGGATCTGCTGGACAAGGCCGCCGACCCGGACATCGGGCCCATCGGCAGGACGTCGCTGCGGGACGGGCAGGCGATCATCGCGTACGACGCCATGGCCACGGCCGTGCGGGGCATCCGGGAGGCGACCGTCGAGAAGCTGCCGGAGATCGGCGACGTCGTCACGCAGTGGCCGCAGATGAAGGGGCCGCTGAAGGTGGAGGGCGCGAGCGGCTGGATCTGTCTGGACAACCACGGCAACCCGTACAACAAGGCGGTGCCGATCGTGGAGCTCGCGCGGGACGGCAGCCAGCGGTTCGTACAGATCGCGTGGCCCGAGGGGAAGGCCCCGGCTCAGGACTGTCTGCCGCCGGGTGACTCGTAGGCGGCGTACAGCTCCCGGTAGCGGTCCAGGGTCCAGGCCGACCAGTCCTGGCGGCCGTCGAGGAACTCGACGAGGTACTCCAGGTGCTGGTGCCAGCCCGCGAGGCGGCTCAGCCGCTCGGCCTCGCCGGACACGGCCACCTCGTTGGTGAAGCGCAGCACCGTGCCGTTCGTCTGCCCGTCCGGCGCCAGGTGGAAGCGGATCCGGTCGTGGACGGTGACGGTGTACTCGGCGACGTGCTCGACGTCCCAGGCGGTGACCGTGCCCTCGGCGACCGTGCCCTCGCCGCCCGTGGTCCCGTCGGCCGTGCTCTCGCCGCTGTCGTCGCTGTTGAGCCACCGCAGGGTGACGGCCCCGCCCAGCCGCGGCTCCAGCGGCTCGGCGGCCGCGAGCCACCCGCGCAGACCTGCGGGGGTGGCGACGGCGGGCCAGACGCGGTGCACCGGGTGCGCCAGGTGCAGCGTGAACCGGAGCACGTCCGTGTGTGCGTGGTGCTCGCAGGTGCCGGGACCGATCACATCCGCCATGGGTCCAGCCTCACCCCGCGGGCGGGCTCCCGCACCCGCTGGGGCGGGAGCCCGCGGTGCGGTCAGACTCCGGCGTACGAGTGCTTGCCGGACAGGAAGATGTTCACGCCGTAGTAGTTCCACAGCCAGCAGCCGAACGCGAAGAGCGCCAGGTACGCGGCCTTGCGGCCCTTCCAGCCGGCCGTCGCGCGGGCGTGCAGGTAGCAGGCGTACGCGACCCACGTGATGAAGGACCAGACCTCCTTGGGGTCCCAGCCCCAGTACCGGCCCCAGGCGTCGCCCGCCCAGATCGCTCCCGCGATGATCGTGAACGTCCACAGCGGGAAGACGGCGGCGTTCACGCGGTACGCGAACTTGTCGAGCGAGGCGGCCGACGGGAGGCGCTCCAGGACCGAGGCCGCGAAGGCGCCCGGCTCGCCGCCGCGCGCGAGCTTCGCCTCGTACGCGTCGCGGAAGAGGTAGAGCAGGGTGCCGACCGCGCCGAGGTAGAACACCGCGCCGCAGAAGATCGCGGTGGAGACGTGGATCCACAGCCAGTACGAGTCGAGGGCCGGGACGAGCTGGTCGCTGTCGGTGTAGAGCCACTTGGTGGCGATGCCGAGGTCCAGCAGGACGGTGGTGACCAGCGGCAGACCGGCCCAGCGGACGTTCTTCCCCGCGGCCAGGATCGCGAGGAACACGCCGACGACCACCGTGGAGAAGGTGATCGAGAACTCGTACATGTTGCCCCACGGCGCACGCTGCACCGACAGTGCGCGGGCGACCACGCCACCGGCCTCGACGAGGAAGGCGAGCGAGGTGAGGGAGATGGCGATGCGTCCGTACAGGTCGCCCTTCTCGGTGCCGCCCGACGCGCCGGGGCCGTCCGGCACGTCACGCGTCCCGGCCGCGGAGCGGGTGACGACCTTCGGCTTGTCGAGGACCGTCGTGGAGCCGCCGGAGCGGACCGTGACCGCGGGAGCCGCGGCGGACGTGTCCCGCGCGGTCAGCGCGGCGGCCGTGCGGCCGACCTTGCTGCGGCTGCCGAAGACCCATTCGGCGATGAACGCGAGGAAGGCCAGTGTGTAGACGGCCATCGACGAATAGATCAGCACATTGCTGATGTTGGCGAGGTTCTCGTTGGTTGCGGCCGCGAGATTCACGCGCGGACTCCTTCGACAGGTTCAGCGGGATCAGGTGCCGTCGGCGCCTGTGAATTGAGCGTTGCGGCCAGGTCGGCCAGTTCCTCGGGGAGCTTCGAGGATTCGCTGCGGCCGAGTCCGGCCATCTCGACGACGGTGACGCCGTCCTCGCCCCGTACGGCCCGGACCCAGATCCGGCGGCGCTGGATGAACAGCGATCCGGCGAGGCCCGCGATCGCGGCGATGGCGCCCAAGAGCGCGGGCACGTTGCCCGGCTGCTGCGAGATCTGGAAAGTCGCCCACTCCTGCACGCCCTTCTCGAACGTGATGGAGCCCGCGCCGTCCGGCAGCTTCATGGTCTCGCCGGGCAGAAGCCGCTGCTTGAGCAGGGCGCCCTTGTCGTCCTTGAACTCCTTCAGCTTGCGCTTGTCGAGCTGGTAGACGTTCTGCGGCAGGCCGGCGTTCACGCCCAGGCTGCCGTGGTACGCGTTGAGCGCCAGGACGGGGAAGTCGAGACCCGGGTACTGCGAGAGCATCGTTCCCTTGCCCGCGCCCGCGAACGTCGGCACGAAGAACGCCTGGAATCCCAGCTGGTCCTTCTTGCCGTTCTTGTCGCGGTAGCCGTCCATGACCTTGATCGCGCCGGACGAGGTGACGTTGGAGTCCATGGGCAGCAGCGGCACGGCGTCCTTGAAGACCACCTTGCCCCTGCCGTCCCTGACCGTGACCACCGGTGCGTAGCCGTGCCCGATGAGGTAGACCTTCGAGCCGTCGACCTCCAGCGGCCGGTTGACCTCGATCACGGTCTTCTTCTCGGCGCCGTCCGCCCCCTTGGCGTAGGTCACATGAGCCTCGTACGTACGGGGCGTGCCGCGCTGCGGCCCGCTGCGCTCGTACGTCCCGACGAACTTGTCGAGCTTGAAGCTGAAGGGCGCCAGGTCGTGGTCCCGGTCGAAGAGCGACCCGGACTTGAAGTCGTCGTACTGCGTGAGCGTGTTGGCGAAGCCGCCGCCCTCTACGACCAGCTTGCCGCCCTCGGACTTGAAGAGCTGCCCGGTGGCGAAGGACACCAGCATCACGATGAGCGCGATGTGGAACATCAGGTTCCCGGCCTCGCGCAGATAGCCCTTCTCGGCGGCGACCGCGTCCCCCGCGGTGTGCGACCGGAAGCGGCGCTGCTTCAGCATCGCCAGCGCGGCCTCGCGGACCTGCTCGGGGTCCGTCTCCGTACGCCAGGTCGTGTACGCCGGGAGCCGTGTCAGGCGGCCGGGCGCGCCCGGCGGGCGGCTGCGGAGCTGGCCGACGAACTGCCACGTGCGGGGCACGATGCAGCCGATGAGCGAGACGAACAGCAAGATGTAGATCGCGGAGAACCACACCGAGCTGTAGACGTCGAAGAGCCCGAGGTCGTCGTAGATCGGCGCGAGCGTCTCGTGCGCCGCCCTGAACTCCTCGACCTTCGTCTCGTCGACGCCGGTCTGCGGGACGAGAGACCCGGGGATCGCGCCCAGGGACAACAGGAAGAGGAGGATCAGCGCGACCCGCATCGACGTGAGCTGCCGCCAGAACCAGCGCGACCAGCCCGTCGTCTCGCGCCAGACCCAGGTGATCCGCCCGGCCGCGCCGGGCCGCATCACGCCGCCGAAGGAGCCGGGGACCGCCCGCTCCTGGGGGGCGGTGGAGAGCTGGGCGCCGGCTGCGCCGAGCTCCTGCTCGTCAGTCTCGGCGGCCGCGTCCGCCGCGGCCGCCTCGTCGGTCGTCTCCGTCTTGCTCATGGAACTCAGATCCCCACCGTGAAGCCTTGGGTCCAGCCCTGCATGTCCTGAATGATGCCGTTCCAGATGCCTGTCACGAGCAGGATGCCGGTCGCGATCATCATCATTCCGCCGATGCGCATCACCCAGACGTAGCGCTTCTTGACCCAGGCGAACGCGCCGAGCGCCCGCCGGAACGCCATGGCGGCGACCACGAAGGGCACACCCAGGCCGAGGCAGTACGCGACGGTCAGTACGGCCCCGCGCCCCGCGCTCCCGTCATTGAGGGCGAGCGTCTGGACGGCGCCGAGCGTCGGACCGGTGCAGGGCGCCCAGCCGATGCCGAAGAGAGCGCCGAGTACGGGCGCTCCCGCCAGTCCGGCCGCCGGCCGCTTGTGGAAGCGGAACTCGCGCTGCGTGATCCAGGGCATCAGCCCCATGAAGAAGGCGCCCATGAGGATCATCAGCCCGCCGAGCACCATGGAGAGCGTCTCCTGGTGCTCCTGGAGCGTCGAACCGAAGTAACCGAAGAGCGCCCCGGTCGACGTGAAGACGGCCGTGAAACCCAGCACGAAGAGTGACGCGCCCGCGACCATGCGGCCACGCTTGGCGTCCGCGAGGTCGGTGCCGCTGATTCCGGTGACGTACGACAGGTAGCCGGGTACGAGCGGGAGCACGCAGGGCGAGAAGAACGAGACGAGACCTGCGGCGAGGGCGATCGGCAGAGCGAGTATCAGGGCACCGCTCAGAACCGTCGGGTTGTGGTCGGCGACCGCGGCGGCGAGAAGACTCACGCGATCACTTCTCCGTGATCAACGGGTCGATCATCTGGCGCAGCTTCTTGTCGTTGACGCCGCCCACATAGCGCGCCGCGAGCTTGCCTTCACGGTCGATCACGATCGTCGACGGAACGAGCGTCGGATTCAGGCTGCCCTTGGGAAAACGGAGAAGCAGCTTGCCGATCGGATCGTAGAGGCTGGGATAGTCGACGCCCCACTCCTCTTCGAACTCGAGCGCGGGACCCCTGGAGTTGTCACGGGTGTTGATCCCGACGAACTCCACTCCCTTGTCCTTGGTCTCCTTGGCGACCTTCGCGAAATGCGGCGCCTCCGCCCGGCAGGGCGTGCACCACGATCCCCAGACGTTCATGACGACGACCTTGCCCTTGAGGTCCCGGACGTCGAGCTTCTTGCCTTCGAGGGTCTTGCCGTCGAGCTTGGGAGCCGGTTGGCGTTCCGCCCTGGCGACCGTGGAGATGCCACTGTCACCGGTCACGAAGTTGGCACCGCCCGAGCCCGACGACGTACCGCCGTCGCCCCCGCACGCCGAGAGCGCGAGTGCGCCCGCGATCGCGACGGCGCCCGCCGACATGGCGCGGCGGGTGCGGTTCGAGCGGCGGCGGGGGGCACGGCTGAGGCTCATGTGAAAAGTTTCGCATGGGCGTTCCAGTGATCTTCCGCGCCCCCCATGGTGCCCGTAAAGCCCCTTGTCAAGACGCCTTAAGGAAAGACTTCCAGCCACCTGCCGGGGACTGTCCGACTTCGAGCGACCGGAGCTTCGCGAGCACCTGCGGGTCCTGTACGTCGAGCCAGTCGCAGAACTGCCGGAACGACACCAGGCGAACGTCTTTCTTGCCCGCCATGCCCTTGAGCGCTTCCTCGACGGCGTCCATGTAGATTCCGCCGTTCCACTGCTCAAAGTGGTTGCCTATGTAGAAGGGCGCGCGATTGCTTTCGTACGCCCGGTGGAAACCCGCGAGATAAGCCTCGGTGGCCTGTTTCTTCCAGCCGGGGTAGCGCGAGGGAACGCCCTGGGTGGAATTCTTCGACTGGTTGGCGAGGATGTTGTAGTCCATCGACAGCACCTCGAAGGAATGACCGGGGAACGGCATGGCCTGGAGCGGCAGGTCCCACAGGCCGCCCCGCTTGACGGGCCACATCTGGCGGCCGCCGGGCGAGCTGGCGTCGTAGCGCCAGCCGAGCTTCTTCGCCGTCGGGAGCAGATTGTCCTGGCCGAGGAGGCACGGGGTGCGGCCGCCGACGAGTTCCTTCTCGTAGTCGAAGGGCAGCGGGTCGAGGTCGGTCCAGCCGCTGTTGGTCTTCCACTGCGTGACGAACGACTTGGCCTGCGCGGTCTCGTTCTCCCACTGGGCGGGGGTCCAGTTGCCCACGGTGCCGGAGCCGGCGCAGAAGTGGCCGTTGAAGTGGGTGCCTATCTCGTGGCCCTCCAGCCACGCCTGACGGACGTACTTCAGCGTGTCCTTGATGTGGTCGTCGGTCAGGTAGCCGATGTCGGAGGCGCCGACGGGATTGTTCGGCGGCTTGTAGAGGCTCTTCTTCGACTCGGGCAGGAGGTAGAGCCCGGAGAGGAAGAACGTCATCGCCGCGTCGTGGTCCTCGGCGAGCTTGAGGAAGCGCGGGAACAGGCCGTTGCCGACCTCGCCGGCCCCGTCCCAGGAGAAGATCACGAACTGTGGCGGGGTCTCGCTCGGCTCGAGGGGGACGGGCTTGTCCGGCTGGTTCGGCTGCTTGCCGGTGTCGGCCGTCGAGCCGTCGCCTATCAGCCGTACGTCGTCACCGCTCTTGGCGGGCGACGGCGTTCCGGCGCCACCGCCCTTGCCACCGGAGCCCGGCCCCGTGGAACCGGGAAGGCCGCAGCCGGCCAGGCCGACCGCGGCCGCCGCTCCCAGTCCCAGTCCGAGCAGACCCCTTCGACTCATGTCCCGCATACCGTCGCCCCATCCGCGCTTGTCGTCCCCGTTGACGTCCGCCGGTCATACAAACGGACATCGGGTAAGAGGCGGTGGTGCGGAACCGGGTTGCGGCGAACCGGCACATTTTTGCCGGCTGTGGCCGGATCGGGACAGAGATTTACGCGCCGAATGCCTTCGCTTTGCCCTTCACGGGCTTGGCACCGGCCAGCAGGTGTGCCGGCACGAGATCGCGGGCCGGCTCGCTGTAGCCGACGGACACGATCTTGTCGCCCTCGAAGGTGAACGACGTGAGCGAGGCGAGCGTGCACTGCCGCTTGCGCGGGTCGTGCCACAGCCGCCGCCGCTCGACGAAGCTGCGCAGCGTCCAGATCGGCAGCTGATGGCTGACGGCGACCGCCTCGTGCCCGCGCGCGGCGTCGCGCGCGGCGTTCAGCGCGCTCATCATCCGTACGACCTGCTCGATGTACGGCTCACCCCACGACGGCTGGAAGGGGTTCGTCAGGTGCTTCCAGTTCGAGGGCCTGCGCAGCGCGCCGTCGCCGACCCCGAACGTCTTGCCCTCGAAGACGTTGCCCGCCTCGATCAGCCGCTCGTCGGTGGCCAGATCGAGGCCGTGCGCCTTGGCGATCGGCGTCGCGGTCTCCTGGGCGCGCTCCAGCGGCGAGGAGACGACGTACGCGATGTCGCGCCCGGCGAGGTGCTCGGCGACCCGGTCGGCCATCTGCCGGCCCAGC is part of the Streptomyces agglomeratus genome and encodes:
- a CDS encoding FG-GAP-like repeat-containing protein, coding for MRVRTLAVVTAAVLAVAGLGVPAAAAPSGLPDDFNGDGYRDLAIGTPKASGGTVTVVFGSASGVSPARSVSITQNTPGIPGTSESEDKFGDNVTSGDVDGDGYADLIIGAPGERITDRPTGSVTIVRGGAKPFATGAQMLTAPTAEAHAFGEGTSFTDLDGDGDANLVVVGSNSFWWYEDGNVTQDGALAPKVNLLPANVRLYGVVGGNFSSTGSSDYVLHGQRIDTNSTTSYVGLLRGGSGDLGSAYSVLAEGATAGSTAWEPAVSRGDINGDGFDDLVTGNTAVGLGGSFTVRYGRAAGLPAAGTTYTQNSPGVPGANEEFDSFGAAVAVGDATGDGYADLAVGASYEDVNDRRNVGNVVLLKGSASGLSTSGAQSFHQATTGVPGAAEAGDHFGSSLRLRDINGNGRADLAVGAFGEDVLPNGYDDGAAWVLRGTASGLTATDAASFNATDFGYPVVEGRKFADVFAR
- a CDS encoding ABC transporter substrate-binding protein, with product MTDWWRRVFWFTPLRKGLTVLLAVAVVAGLTYGGYRAANPDLSCADGVARPEEGAECVGVSGDGYAFEVAALKDVARAIDRENDSLKAGEYATVAVMLPITSTDSGMSTKVLHELQGAFVQQYAANHDSNEQVPKIRLVLANTGKGNQHWRTTVGRLKEMVDGPDHLRAVSGVATSSAETKAAVKELTGAGIPVIGTTITADDIANGPGADPYPGLARVSPTNRDEARAIAHFGEVEARKAVLVQDTRPGDHYTATLKKAFADLLDDAPYEPQLFTSPPDPTEEGTTANTFRQIALLLCGTRDADTVFFAGRHTQLRQFVNALGKRACQHRKFTVLTGDEGSYLGADERLDKSALGRKVGVRYASLAHPDAWKEPGAPRTGGSPAAYKVFTDLLDKAADPDIGPIGRTSLRDGQAIIAYDAMATAVRGIREATVEKLPEIGDVVTQWPQMKGPLKVEGASGWICLDNHGNPYNKAVPIVELARDGSQRFVQIAWPEGKAPAQDCLPPGDS
- a CDS encoding SRPBCC domain-containing protein — its product is MADVIGPGTCEHHAHTDVLRFTLHLAHPVHRVWPAVATPAGLRGWLAAAEPLEPRLGGAVTLRWLNSDDSGESTADGTTGGEGTVAEGTVTAWDVEHVAEYTVTVHDRIRFHLAPDGQTNGTVLRFTNEVAVSGEAERLSRLAGWHQHLEYLVEFLDGRQDWSAWTLDRYRELYAAYESPGGRQS
- the ccsB gene encoding c-type cytochrome biogenesis protein CcsB, translated to MNLAAATNENLANISNVLIYSSMAVYTLAFLAFIAEWVFGSRSKVGRTAAALTARDTSAAAPAVTVRSGGSTTVLDKPKVVTRSAAGTRDVPDGPGASGGTEKGDLYGRIAISLTSLAFLVEAGGVVARALSVQRAPWGNMYEFSITFSTVVVGVFLAILAAGKNVRWAGLPLVTTVLLDLGIATKWLYTDSDQLVPALDSYWLWIHVSTAIFCGAVFYLGAVGTLLYLFRDAYEAKLARGGEPGAFAASVLERLPSAASLDKFAYRVNAAVFPLWTFTIIAGAIWAGDAWGRYWGWDPKEVWSFITWVAYACYLHARATAGWKGRKAAYLALFAFGCWLWNYYGVNIFLSGKHSYAGV
- the resB gene encoding cytochrome c biogenesis protein ResB yields the protein MSKTETTDEAAAADAAAETDEQELGAAGAQLSTAPQERAVPGSFGGVMRPGAAGRITWVWRETTGWSRWFWRQLTSMRVALILLFLLSLGAIPGSLVPQTGVDETKVEEFRAAHETLAPIYDDLGLFDVYSSVWFSAIYILLFVSLIGCIVPRTWQFVGQLRSRPPGAPGRLTRLPAYTTWRTETDPEQVREAALAMLKQRRFRSHTAGDAVAAEKGYLREAGNLMFHIALIVMLVSFATGQLFKSEGGKLVVEGGGFANTLTQYDDFKSGSLFDRDHDLAPFSFKLDKFVGTYERSGPQRGTPRTYEAHVTYAKGADGAEKKTVIEVNRPLEVDGSKVYLIGHGYAPVVTVRDGRGKVVFKDAVPLLPMDSNVTSSGAIKVMDGYRDKNGKKDQLGFQAFFVPTFAGAGKGTMLSQYPGLDFPVLALNAYHGSLGVNAGLPQNVYQLDKRKLKEFKDDKGALLKQRLLPGETMKLPDGAGSITFEKGVQEWATFQISQQPGNVPALLGAIAAIAGLAGSLFIQRRRIWVRAVRGEDGVTVVEMAGLGRSESSKLPEELADLAATLNSQAPTAPDPAEPVEGVRA
- a CDS encoding cytochrome c biogenesis CcdA family protein — translated: MSLLAAAVADHNPTVLSGALILALPIALAAGLVSFFSPCVLPLVPGYLSYVTGISGTDLADAKRGRMVAGASLFVLGFTAVFTSTGALFGYFGSTLQEHQETLSMVLGGLMILMGAFFMGLMPWITQREFRFHKRPAAGLAGAPVLGALFGIGWAPCTGPTLGAVQTLALNDGSAGRGAVLTVAYCLGLGVPFVVAAMAFRRALGAFAWVKKRYVWVMRIGGMMMIATGILLVTGIWNGIIQDMQGWTQGFTVGI
- a CDS encoding TlpA family protein disulfide reductase, translated to MSLSRAPRRRSNRTRRAMSAGAVAIAGALALSACGGDGGTSSGSGGANFVTGDSGISTVARAERQPAPKLDGKTLEGKKLDVRDLKGKVVVMNVWGSWCTPCRAEAPHFAKVAKETKDKGVEFVGINTRDNSRGPALEFEEEWGVDYPSLYDPIGKLLLRFPKGSLNPTLVPSTIVIDREGKLAARYVGGVNDKKLRQMIDPLITEK
- a CDS encoding histidine phosphatase family protein encodes the protein MSSETTVVHVVRHGEVHNPDGVLYGRRSGYHLSELGRQMADRVAEHLAGRDIAYVVSSPLERAQETATPIAKAHGLDLATDERLIEAGNVFEGKTFGVGDGALRRPSNWKHLTNPFQPSWGEPYIEQVVRMMSALNAARDAARGHEAVAVSHQLPIWTLRSFVERRRLWHDPRKRQCTLASLTSFTFEGDKIVSVGYSEPARDLVPAHLLAGAKPVKGKAKAFGA